A region from the Gemmatimonadaceae bacterium genome encodes:
- the thrA gene encoding bifunctional aspartate kinase/homoserine dehydrogenase I: MPLHIHKLGGASLADTAAIRHAVEILSSRPRPIVVVVSAMAGVTDILLDAARQAATGNEAALVTAANDLQARHLAACNALVPAGPARHALREAITRSFTELQSFAHGLAILRELTTKTTDYVVARGERLSARLMAGALQAAGVDADYVDAVDVIACDEHFGSASPELALTDRTARKVLGPMIRRGVVPVVPGFIGRTPEGHVATLGRGGSDLSATLLARALGASDVTLWKDVPGLLTADPRIVPDARVIPQLTPREAAELAYYGAKVLHPRALIPLGDRRIPVRVRPFGDPEATGSEVSPRRTLRRYPVKALSSIGQQALVTVSGNGMLGVPGIAARTFAAMHDAGVSVSLISQASSEHSICFSVPQASAGVARVALERAFANEFRHREVDGIEVESGMTTIAVVGMGMAGTPGIAARVFESLAAGGINLVAIAQGSSELNISFVVRDRDAVAAVRRVHGAFQLNRLGGGAVTRPEVSDVILLGFGQIGRALARMIPRAKTRGVRLRIVGVIDRSGHVFDPAGLTPRALTDLVRRKEMTGRVAPANAPRLGDGAANAVQEMARHALSHPILVDVTADDTVATQRFALEAGMDVVTANKRPLGGPIGDARLLLDTADAHGRRLLHETTVGAGLPIIDTLHKLLESGDTIHRIEGCTSGTLGYVFTELQHGRRFSDVVRKAMQLGYTEPDPRDDFSGMDVARKALILARLLGFRGDLGDVRVQPLLPDEALAWSRDEFVRRLGELDEAWAARVHEATTAGLVLRYVATATRRKVTVDLRAVPSTSPFAGLRGTDNQVVFTTTRYRDNPMIITGPGAGPAVTAAGVLNDILKAAG; encoded by the coding sequence ATGCCCTTGCACATCCACAAGCTCGGCGGTGCCTCCCTGGCCGACACCGCCGCGATTCGACACGCCGTCGAAATCCTGTCCTCGCGCCCGCGCCCCATCGTCGTGGTCGTCTCGGCGATGGCTGGGGTGACCGATATCCTGCTCGACGCCGCCCGGCAGGCGGCCACCGGCAACGAGGCCGCCCTCGTCACCGCGGCGAACGACCTGCAGGCCCGGCACCTCGCCGCCTGCAACGCGCTCGTCCCGGCCGGGCCCGCGCGCCACGCCCTCCGCGAGGCGATCACCCGATCGTTCACCGAGTTGCAGTCGTTCGCCCATGGACTTGCCATTCTGCGTGAACTGACCACCAAGACCACCGACTACGTGGTCGCGCGCGGGGAGCGCCTCAGCGCGCGCCTGATGGCCGGTGCGCTCCAGGCCGCGGGCGTCGACGCCGACTACGTCGATGCCGTGGACGTCATTGCCTGCGACGAGCACTTCGGGAGTGCCTCGCCCGAACTAGCGCTCACCGACCGTACCGCCCGCAAGGTCCTCGGCCCCATGATTCGGCGCGGCGTGGTCCCGGTGGTTCCCGGGTTCATCGGCCGCACCCCCGAGGGTCACGTGGCCACCCTCGGCCGGGGCGGTTCGGACCTTTCGGCGACCCTGCTCGCCCGCGCCCTCGGCGCCTCCGACGTCACCCTCTGGAAAGACGTCCCGGGCCTGCTGACCGCAGACCCGCGTATCGTGCCCGACGCGCGCGTCATTCCGCAGCTCACGCCGCGCGAAGCGGCCGAACTCGCCTATTACGGCGCCAAGGTGCTGCACCCCCGCGCCCTGATCCCGCTCGGGGACCGGCGCATTCCCGTGCGGGTGCGGCCGTTCGGCGACCCTGAGGCGACGGGGAGCGAGGTCTCACCTCGGCGCACGCTCCGACGCTATCCGGTCAAGGCGTTGTCGTCGATCGGTCAGCAGGCCCTGGTGACCGTAAGCGGCAACGGAATGCTCGGCGTCCCCGGCATCGCCGCGCGTACCTTTGCGGCCATGCACGACGCCGGTGTGTCGGTGTCGCTGATTTCGCAGGCGTCGTCGGAGCATTCGATCTGCTTTTCGGTGCCGCAGGCAAGCGCCGGGGTGGCGCGGGTCGCGCTCGAGCGGGCCTTCGCCAACGAGTTTCGCCATCGCGAGGTCGACGGCATCGAAGTGGAGTCGGGCATGACCACCATCGCCGTCGTGGGCATGGGCATGGCGGGCACGCCGGGCATCGCCGCCCGCGTCTTCGAGTCGCTCGCTGCCGGTGGCATCAACCTCGTGGCGATCGCGCAGGGCTCGTCGGAACTCAACATCTCGTTCGTTGTGCGGGATCGCGACGCCGTGGCGGCGGTGCGGCGCGTGCACGGCGCCTTCCAGCTCAATCGACTTGGAGGAGGCGCCGTCACGCGCCCGGAGGTGTCCGACGTCATCCTGCTCGGTTTTGGACAGATCGGGCGCGCCCTCGCGCGAATGATCCCGCGAGCCAAGACGCGAGGCGTGCGGCTGCGCATCGTTGGGGTGATCGACCGGTCCGGCCATGTGTTCGACCCCGCGGGCCTCACCCCGCGCGCGCTGACCGATCTGGTGCGCCGCAAGGAGATGACCGGGCGTGTCGCGCCGGCCAACGCCCCGCGACTCGGTGACGGCGCCGCCAACGCCGTCCAGGAGATGGCGCGCCATGCGCTCTCGCACCCCATCCTTGTCGACGTCACCGCCGATGACACCGTGGCCACACAACGGTTCGCCCTCGAGGCCGGCATGGACGTGGTGACGGCCAACAAGCGTCCACTCGGCGGCCCGATCGGCGACGCGCGCCTCCTGCTCGATACCGCCGACGCACACGGTCGACGCCTGCTCCACGAGACCACGGTGGGCGCCGGGCTTCCGATCATCGACACGTTGCACAAGTTGCTCGAGTCCGGGGACACCATCCACCGGATCGAAGGCTGCACGTCGGGCACGCTGGGCTACGTTTTCACCGAGCTGCAGCACGGGCGCCGGTTCTCGGACGTCGTCCGCAAAGCGATGCAACTCGGGTACACGGAGCCCGACCCGCGCGATGACTTCTCCGGAATGGACGTGGCCCGCAAAGCGCTCATCCTCGCCCGCCTGCTCGGCTTTCGCGGCGACCTCGGCGACGTGCGGGTGCAGCCCCTCCTGCCTGACGAGGCCCTCGCGTGGTCGCGCGACGAATTCGTGCGTCGACTTGGCGAGCTCGATGAGGCGTGGGCGGCGCGCGTGCACGAGGCCACCACGGCGGGGCTCGTGCTCCGCTATGTCGCGACCGCGACGCGTCGCAAGGTCACGGTCGACCTGCGCGCCGTTCCATCGACATCTCCGTTCGCCGGTCTGCGCGGCACCGACAACCAGGTCGTCTTCACCACCACCCGCTATCGCGACAACCCAATGATCATCACGGGCCCGGGCGCGGGACCTGCAGTGACCGCGGCCGGCGTGTTGAACGACATTCTCAAAGCCGCCGGCTGA
- a CDS encoding peptidase: protein MLHFPRWRQVGFAAAALALVATTAAAQAKVTSPKEFFGHNVGDDWYLSNYTQFSDYWRKIDGESDKMVVEEIGKTAEGRPQLMAIITSPENFRNLARYKDISRRLALAEGLTDEQAKALAKEGKAVVWFDGGLHATEVLGAQQLIETTYQLISRNDEETQRLLKDLIILAVHANPDGMELVSNWYMQEKDTLKRNTSIPRLYQKYIGHDNNRDFYILNQPESVNIARIQYHEWFPQIVYNHHQTGPAGTVMFAPPFRDPFNYNFDPLVPLGVDMVGAAMHTRFAVENKPGITMRSGSSYSTWWNGGLRTTVYFHNMIGLLTETIGSPTPMDLPLVVNNQLPRGDLPFPIAPQKWHFRQSIDYSVTANYAVFDIASKRREDFLFNIYRMGKNMIDRGNRDSWTTTPTEVANLQAKIAADRAAANAVGNGRDRISAALNPFGGSVNASYYAELRKPEHRDPRGYILPSDQPDFPTATKFMTALRKVNVSVQRATRSFSAGGKTYPAGSYVVKTAQPFRAHVLDMFEPQDHPNDFAYPGGPPKPPYDNAGWTLAYQMGVKFDRLLDGFDCPCEPITGMAVAPAGVVAGSGRGYFLGHAANDAFLAVNRAMKAGASVYWTRTPATVNGRTYPAGSFYIEGNRDLVTKAAKDLGLAFDATAAGPGAGAVKLKPQRIGLWDQYGGSMPSGHTRWLLEQFEFPFEVVYPQALDAGGLRAKYDVLVFVTGAIPAKRPDAANSEAAQMAAFFGRQPRTDDVPAEFRGWLGRVNEEKTIPEIKRFLDEGGTVITIGTSTNLAQHLGLPVSDYMVERSPTGQERELPREKFYIPGSIMKVNVDNSLSVAAGMGAEADVFFDESPVFRLAPDAAAKGVKPIAWFGSDHTLRSGWAWGQNYLEGGVSMAEASYGKGKVYLFGPEILFRGQPHGTFKFFFNGIYAPSDKVEAVQ from the coding sequence ATGCTGCACTTCCCTCGTTGGCGTCAGGTCGGGTTCGCGGCCGCTGCCCTCGCGCTGGTCGCCACGACGGCCGCCGCACAGGCCAAGGTCACCAGTCCGAAGGAGTTCTTCGGCCACAACGTCGGCGACGACTGGTACCTCTCCAACTACACGCAGTTCTCCGACTACTGGCGCAAGATCGACGGCGAGTCGGACAAGATGGTGGTGGAGGAAATCGGCAAGACGGCCGAGGGCCGGCCGCAGCTGATGGCCATCATCACATCGCCGGAGAACTTCCGGAACCTGGCGCGATACAAGGACATCTCGCGTCGGCTCGCGCTGGCCGAGGGGCTCACGGACGAACAGGCCAAAGCGCTGGCCAAGGAAGGGAAGGCCGTGGTGTGGTTCGACGGCGGCCTGCACGCGACCGAGGTCCTTGGCGCGCAGCAGCTGATCGAGACGACCTATCAGTTGATCTCGCGCAACGACGAGGAAACGCAGCGCCTCCTCAAGGACCTGATCATCCTCGCCGTGCACGCAAACCCCGACGGCATGGAGCTGGTGTCCAACTGGTACATGCAGGAGAAGGACACGCTCAAGCGCAACACGAGCATCCCGCGCCTCTACCAGAAGTACATCGGGCACGACAACAACCGCGACTTCTACATCCTGAACCAGCCCGAATCGGTCAACATCGCGCGGATCCAGTACCACGAGTGGTTCCCGCAGATCGTGTACAATCACCACCAGACGGGGCCGGCCGGCACGGTGATGTTTGCGCCGCCGTTCCGTGACCCGTTCAACTACAACTTCGATCCGCTCGTGCCGCTGGGCGTGGACATGGTCGGCGCCGCGATGCACACGCGCTTTGCGGTGGAGAACAAGCCGGGCATCACCATGCGCTCGGGTTCGAGCTACTCGACGTGGTGGAACGGCGGCCTGCGCACGACGGTCTACTTCCACAACATGATCGGCCTCCTCACCGAGACCATCGGCAGCCCGACGCCGATGGACCTGCCGCTGGTGGTCAACAACCAGCTGCCGCGCGGCGACCTGCCGTTCCCGATCGCGCCGCAGAAGTGGCACTTCCGTCAGTCGATCGACTACTCCGTCACGGCCAACTACGCCGTGTTCGACATCGCATCCAAGCGTCGCGAGGACTTCCTCTTCAACATCTACCGGATGGGGAAGAACATGATCGATCGCGGCAACCGCGACTCATGGACCACGACGCCCACCGAGGTCGCCAACCTGCAGGCCAAGATCGCGGCCGACCGCGCGGCCGCGAACGCCGTGGGCAACGGGCGCGATCGCATCTCGGCGGCACTCAATCCGTTCGGTGGCAGCGTCAACGCCAGCTACTACGCCGAGCTGCGCAAGCCCGAACACCGGGATCCGCGCGGGTACATCCTGCCGAGCGATCAGCCGGACTTCCCCACGGCGACCAAGTTCATGACCGCGCTGCGCAAGGTGAATGTGTCCGTGCAGCGCGCGACGCGTTCGTTCTCGGCAGGGGGCAAGACGTATCCGGCCGGCTCGTATGTGGTAAAGACCGCGCAGCCGTTCCGCGCGCACGTGCTCGACATGTTCGAGCCGCAGGACCACCCGAACGACTTTGCGTATCCGGGCGGGCCGCCGAAGCCGCCGTACGACAACGCGGGTTGGACGCTGGCCTACCAGATGGGCGTGAAGTTCGATCGCCTGCTCGACGGTTTCGACTGCCCCTGCGAGCCCATCACGGGCATGGCCGTGGCCCCGGCTGGCGTCGTGGCCGGCTCGGGGCGCGGGTACTTCCTCGGTCACGCGGCGAACGACGCGTTCCTCGCCGTGAACCGCGCGATGAAGGCGGGGGCATCGGTGTACTGGACGCGCACGCCAGCAACGGTCAACGGTCGAACGTACCCGGCAGGATCGTTCTACATCGAGGGCAATCGTGACCTGGTCACGAAGGCCGCGAAGGACCTGGGCCTGGCGTTCGACGCGACCGCGGCCGGACCGGGCGCCGGGGCGGTGAAGCTCAAGCCACAGCGCATCGGCCTCTGGGACCAGTACGGTGGATCCATGCCGTCGGGCCACACGCGCTGGCTGCTCGAGCAGTTCGAGTTCCCGTTCGAAGTGGTGTACCCGCAGGCGCTCGACGCCGGTGGCCTCCGCGCGAAGTACGACGTCCTCGTGTTCGTGACGGGCGCGATCCCGGCCAAACGACCCGACGCGGCCAACTCCGAAGCCGCGCAGATGGCCGCGTTCTTCGGCCGTCAGCCGCGGACGGACGACGTGCCCGCCGAGTTCCGCGGCTGGCTGGGCCGCGTGAACGAGGAAAAGACGATCCCCGAAATCAAGCGCTTCCTCGACGAAGGCGGTACCGTCATCACGATCGGGACCTCCACCAACCTGGCGCAGCACCTCGGCTTGCCGGTGTCGGACTACATGGTCGAGCGCTCGCCCACGGGTCAGGAGCGCGAGCTGCCTCGCGAGAAGTTCTACATCCCCGGGTCGATCATGAAGGTGAACGTCGACAATTCGCTGTCGGTGGCGGCGGGCATGGGTGCCGAGGCCGATGTCTTCTTCGACGAGTCGCCGGTGTTCCGCCTGGCGCCGGACGCCGCGGCAAAGGGTGTGAAGCCGATCGCGTGGTTCGGCTCGGATCACACGCTGCGCTCGGGTTGGGCGTGGGGCCAGAACTACCTCGAAGGCGGCGTGTCGATGGCCGAGGCCAGCTATGGGAAGGGGAAGGTCTACCTCTTCGGACCCGAAATCCTCTTCCGCGGTCAGCCGCACGGCACGTTCAAGTTCTTCTTCAACGGCATCTACGCGCCTTCGGACAAGGTCGAGGCGGTGCAGTAG